The proteins below are encoded in one region of Streptomyces sp. NBC_00490:
- a CDS encoding amino acid permease has protein sequence MTSAQVDKGSEHTSEEGYERGLGSRQVQMIAIGGAIGVGLFLNAGANIAKAGPSLILMYAVAGVIIFFIMRALGELLLYRPVSGSFAEYSREFLGPFFGYFTGWTYWLLWVVTGMAELTAAAIYIHYWFPDVPQWASALGFLVVLFVANLISVKLFGEIEFWFSMIKVTALIGMIVIGLGVLTFGFSAAGDTAAVSNLWAFDGFFPKGIGSSLMTLQGVMFAYLAVELVGVTAGESENPEKTLPKAINTLPWRIGLFYVGALTVILCVVKWTEFAPGVSPFVKAFAMIGIPAGAGIVNFVVLTAALSSCNSGMYSTGRMLRTLADSGEAPKAFNKLSVTKTPALAITVSVLFMGIGVVLNYIVPEKAFSYVVSVATAAGIWTWLMILISHVRYRRAVEAGRLPASSFPAPGGSKGSYVAIVFLLFVTGLIAYDSESRVCLYVMAGWAVALGIGWAVLKARNPEIAERREPEFENVG, from the coding sequence ATGACCTCCGCTCAGGTCGACAAAGGCTCGGAGCACACCTCCGAAGAGGGTTACGAGCGTGGCCTCGGCAGTCGCCAGGTCCAGATGATCGCGATCGGCGGCGCCATCGGCGTCGGTCTCTTCCTCAACGCCGGGGCGAACATCGCCAAGGCGGGCCCCAGTCTCATCCTGATGTACGCCGTCGCCGGCGTCATCATCTTCTTCATCATGCGCGCGCTCGGTGAACTCCTGCTCTACCGCCCCGTCTCGGGCTCGTTCGCGGAGTACTCCCGGGAATTCCTCGGCCCGTTCTTCGGCTACTTCACCGGCTGGACGTACTGGCTGCTGTGGGTCGTCACCGGCATGGCGGAACTGACCGCCGCCGCGATCTACATCCACTACTGGTTCCCGGACGTCCCGCAGTGGGCCTCGGCGCTCGGCTTCCTGGTCGTGCTGTTCGTGGCCAACCTGATCTCGGTGAAGCTGTTCGGCGAGATCGAGTTCTGGTTCTCGATGATCAAGGTCACCGCTCTCATCGGCATGATCGTGATCGGCCTCGGCGTCCTCACCTTCGGCTTCAGCGCCGCCGGCGACACGGCCGCCGTCTCCAACCTCTGGGCCTTCGACGGCTTCTTCCCCAAGGGCATCGGCTCCTCCCTGATGACCCTCCAGGGCGTCATGTTCGCCTACCTCGCCGTCGAGCTGGTCGGCGTCACCGCCGGTGAGTCGGAGAACCCCGAGAAGACCCTCCCCAAGGCGATCAACACCCTGCCCTGGCGCATCGGGCTCTTCTACGTCGGCGCCCTCACCGTCATCCTCTGCGTGGTCAAGTGGACCGAGTTCGCGCCCGGCGTCAGCCCCTTCGTGAAGGCCTTCGCCATGATCGGCATCCCGGCGGGCGCGGGCATCGTCAACTTCGTCGTGCTGACCGCGGCCCTGTCCTCCTGCAACTCCGGCATGTACTCCACGGGCCGCATGCTGCGCACCCTCGCGGACAGCGGCGAGGCCCCCAAGGCCTTCAACAAGCTGTCCGTCACGAAGACGCCGGCGCTGGCCATCACGGTGTCGGTGCTCTTCATGGGCATCGGCGTGGTCCTGAACTACATCGTTCCGGAGAAGGCCTTCAGCTACGTCGTCTCCGTCGCCACCGCCGCGGGCATCTGGACGTGGCTGATGATCCTGATCAGCCATGTGCGGTACCGCCGTGCGGTCGAGGCGGGGCGCCTGCCGGCGTCGTCCTTCCCGGCGCCGGGCGGCTCCAAGGGCTCGTACGTCGCCATCGTGTTCCTGCTCTTCGTGACCGGGCTGATCGCGTACGACTCCGAGTCCCGGGTGTGTCTGTACGTGATGGCGGGCTGGGCCGTCGCGCTCGGGATCGGCTGGGCCGTACTCAAGGCGCGTAACCCGGAGATCGCCGAGCGGCGCGAGCCGGAGTTCGAGAACGTCGGATAG